Proteins from one Roseovarius nanhaiticus genomic window:
- the fghA gene encoding S-formylglutathione hydrolase, which translates to METKSENACFGGVQGVYTHASKATGTDMTFGLFLPAEARDGPVPVLWYLSGLTCTHENAMTKAGAQGWAAEQGIALVFPDTSPRGEDVADDEAFDMGQGAGFYVDATQDPWAKHFQMRSYVTEELPALIGAEFALDMERQAITGHSMGGHGALTLAMSLPGRFRSVSAFSPICNPSASDWGRKQLSAYLGDDDAVHAAHDASRLMAERGFDGPMLLDTGTNDQFLDLLMPETLAEAAAKRRQQSILRLQPGYDHSYFFVSSFMEDHVTFHAEALYAG; encoded by the coding sequence ATGGAAACCAAATCGGAAAACGCCTGTTTCGGAGGCGTTCAGGGCGTCTATACCCATGCTTCAAAGGCGACAGGCACCGACATGACCTTTGGCCTTTTCCTGCCCGCCGAGGCGCGGGATGGCCCCGTGCCGGTATTGTGGTACCTGTCGGGCCTGACCTGCACGCATGAGAACGCCATGACCAAGGCCGGCGCGCAGGGCTGGGCCGCCGAGCAAGGCATCGCGCTGGTCTTTCCCGACACCTCGCCGCGCGGCGAGGATGTGGCCGACGACGAGGCGTTCGACATGGGGCAAGGCGCGGGGTTCTACGTCGATGCGACGCAGGATCCGTGGGCCAAGCACTTCCAGATGCGCAGCTATGTGACCGAAGAGCTTCCCGCGCTGATTGGCGCAGAGTTCGCGCTCGACATGGAGCGGCAGGCGATCACGGGCCATTCCATGGGCGGGCATGGCGCGCTGACGCTGGCCATGTCGCTGCCGGGGCGCTTCCGCTCGGTCTCGGCCTTCTCGCCTATCTGCAATCCCTCGGCCAGCGATTGGGGCCGCAAGCAACTGAGCGCGTACTTGGGCGATGACGATGCCGTCCATGCCGCGCATGACGCCAGCCGCCTGATGGCCGAGCGTGGCTTCGACGGGCCGATGCTGCTCGATACCGGCACGAACGATCAGTTCCTCGACCTCTTGATGCCCGAAACACTGGCCGAAGCCGCCGCAAAGCGCCGCCAGCAGAGTATCCTGCGCCTGCAGCCCGGCTACGATCACAGTTATTTCTTCGTGTCCTCCTTCATGGAGGATCACGTCACCTTCCACGCCGAGGCCCTCTATGCGGGATGA